The sequence CGCGCCGCCTGGGAGCATTCCTGATAGAGCTCGAGGATCTTGCGCTGAAAGATGAACTCGAAGAGCTGCGATCCGATCTCCTGCACGATCCGCTCGTCCGACCCCGAGGTCAGACCTCCGGCAGCGTCACGCAAAGCGGGTCTCGCTTCATCACTGCCACCTGTCGCGGACGCATTCGCGTTGCGCGCGGCAGCACACTGGAGAATTGCTTCCTGCAACGGCCTCAGATTCTGACGAAAGCTCGGCTTGAGCTTTTCGACTTCAATCTCGCGGCTCGATGAATTGTAGTCCGCGACGATGCGGCAATGACTTTCGCCACTATCTTCAATGGTCAGATTGAAAACCACTTTCGCCACGACGCAACCCTCAGCCGCGCAACAGCCGGCGCAAAAAAATCACGCCTACTCCAAGTCTATACCGGACAGAAAAGCGCGCAACGGGCGAATCGAGCCGGCGCTGTTCTCCGCATCTGCGGTGCCGGCATCCTGCCGGTCTGTTTTCCGTCCAGGACGCTCACCATCCATGGTGGGCGCCCGATTGAAATCCAATCGAATGATCGTCAAAACGACGCAGAACCGGCGTTCAGGCCTGCCGCTGCTCAGGACATGCGGCCAGCGCCGTGCCAGCGCGCAAGCCAGCGCGACCGCATGCAGCTTGCTCTCGGCATAGGCCTTGGCCGCGTCCCAGCTTCGCCGGGTCCAGTCGAGGTCGCGCAACGAGCCCTCGCCGCCGCGATGCAGGCCGCTGCTGAGATAGACCAGCCGTTTCGGCCGCGCGATCAGGGCCGTCAGCATGTACGGCGCCAGCGTGTTGATCGCCAACATGCCGGCATGGCCTTCCGCGGACGAACCGCGGCTCCGCTCGGTGTAGACGCCGGCATTGTGGATGATCGCGTCCATGCGTCCGATCGCGTTGACCTGGTCGGCGATGCCCTTCGTCTCGACGGCGCTTCGGAGGTCGCCGACCACGATGCCCGCGGCATGCGAGGCAAAGTCCGCAACCGCCGCGGCGCGATCGGCCGATCGCGCGTGCAGCACCACGCGGTGTCCCTGATCGATCAGCGATTGTGCAGCCGCCCGGCCAAGACCATCCGTGCTGCCGGTGATGAAGACGATCGCCATGCCCGGCTCCCTGGATTTTCGCAGAACGCAAGCCGATATAGCGGCTCTGCGCGCTATCCCCTGCGATATTGTTCGTCGCTGACCTTCTCCATCCAGTCAACGGTTTTGCCGCCGAGGGCTTCCTGAATGGCGATGTGGGTCATCGCCGTGGTCGGCGAAGCGCCGTGCCAATGCTTCAGTCCCGGCGGAAACCACACGACGTCGCCGGGCCGGATCTCCTCGACGGGGCCGCCCTCACGCTGCACCCAGCCGAGACCGGCGGTGACGATCAGGGTCTGGCCGAGCGGGTGCGTGTGCCAGGCGGTTCGGGCGCCCGGTTCGAACGTCACCTGACCGGCCGCCACGCGCGCAGGATCGGGCGCCTGGAACAGCGGATCGATGCGCACCGTTCCGGTGAACCAATCGGCCGGTCCCTTCTGGGAGGGGCGCGATCCGTTTCGTTTGATGTCGATGTCCATGTCAGGTTCCTTCTGTGCTGCGGCCGCAAGCGCCCGGTGAATTGCGATAGCAGCGGCGGCGCCGCCAATCAGCGCGCCCCTGCGTGTGACGTGAGGCATGGCCCGGCCTCCCTCAGCGCGGACGCTTCTCGATGACGTCCTTGACGACGGGCGCTGCGGAGAACGCGTTGGGCCAGCCGGCGTAGAAAGCGAGATGCCCGAGTACCTCGCCGGCCTCCTCACGCGTCAACCCGTTATCCATCGCCCGGTTCAAATGATAGGTGATCTGCGCCACCTGGCCGGTTGCGATCAGTGCACTCACGGTGACGAGGCTGCGGTCGCGCGGCGCCAGCGCCGGCCGCAGCCAGAGATCGCGGAACAGCACGTCGGTCGTGTATTGCACGAGGCTCGGCGTGATCTGTCCGAACTGCTCGCCGACCCGGCTCGCCCGCTGCTTCTCCGTGGCTTCGTCGAGCGGAAGCTGCGGCCCCGATGCCGGCGGCAGCTGATCGGCGCCGATGTTGCGGCTCCTGAACGCGTCCCTCGCCGCCGGGATCGCCCCCATCGCATTCGCCCAGCCGGTGTAGAAGGCCAGATGCGTGATGATCTCGGAGATCTCGGACGGCTTCACGCCGCCGTCGAGCGCGAGACCGAGATAGGTCGGCAGCTCCACCGTCTGGTTGCGGGCGATGAGAGCCGCAACGGTGACGATGCTGCGGTCCCGAACCGAGAGGCCCGGCCGCTTCCAGAGTTCGTCCTTGAGAACCTTCTGCGCATAGCCTTCGAGCGCGGGTGCGACGGCGCGGATGTCTTCGGGCTTGGACATAAGATTGGCTCCTTGTACCTCGCTGGCGGCGCTCACGTCGCCGGCGAGCAGACAGAACGAAAACAGGGTGACTGCGAGCAGCTTCATCGCGGGGATCCTTCCAATGTTGCGGGATGCACGATCAGCCATGAGGCGACGATTGCGGCGCAGAGCACGGTCATTGCGCTGACGAGAAACACGATGTTGAGCCGCGCACCGGTCGCGATCAGCCCGAGCGCAGGGCTCGCAAGCCCTTGCGCAAGGTCCAGGAAGGCGGTGTAGGCGCCCATGGCTAGGCCCCGGCTCTGCGCGGGAACGCGGCGCACGGCTTCGACGCCGAAGCCGGGATATACCAGCGAGAAGCCGAAGCCGGTCAGCGCTGCGCCGGCGAGCGCCATCTCAGGCCGGGCAGCGAGCCAGATCAACGCCTGCCCGACCGCTTCGATCAGCGCGCACACCAGCGCCACCTTTGCGCCGCCGACTGCGTCGGCCGCATGACTGAAGAACACCCGCGCCAGGATGAACGCGACAGCGTAGGCGCTGTAGGCGAGCCAACCGCTCGCCCATCCACGGTTCGCGAACAGCAAGGCGACGAACGTCGTCACCGCACCGAACCCGACGCTGCCGAGCGCCGAGCCGAAACCCGGCACCCACACCGAGCCGACGACCTGAACGAACGAGAGACGCGCCTGGTGCACCGGCGCAATCGCGGGAAGCGGCACGACGAGCAGCAGCGTCAGCAATGGAGCCACCGCCGTCGCGGCCGCGATCGCGGCAAATCCATAGGCAGCGTAGAGCGCGGAGCCTGCGGGCGCGCCGATCGCGAAGGCCGCGAACATCGCCGCCCCCACCCAGGCGATCACCTTGCCCGTGCCACGGCCGTCGGCGAGCGCAAGTCCCCAGCTCACGGCAGCGGTGATGATGAAGCTCTCGGCCGCGCCCAGCAGCCCGCGTCCGAGCAGTAGTATTGCGACCGAGATCAGCGGCGCCTGGGTCAACCCCAGCGAAGCCAGGTACAGCAGTCCGGAGGCGGCGGCCGCTAGCAAGCCAACAACCACGCCGCGCTTGGCTCCGCTTCTGTCCGAAAAGTGCCCCGCCCATGGCCGCGACACCAGGGAAGCTGCGAACTGACTGCCGGCGACGAGGCCGACCACGAAGGTGCCGAGGCCGAGCCCATCATGGACGTGAAGCGGAAGCACGGGCATCGCAACGCCGATGACGAGGAAGGCCACGAAGACCACGCCCATGATCGGCAGCAAGGCTGCAGCCCCGCGAGGGTCCGCGACCGGCTCCTGCATCGTCGTTGCCGACATGCCTCTCTCGGCTCCTGCTTCGTGGTCTGATTGGCTGAGCCGAACCTAGAGCTTCCGCGCTCCCCTGATTAGGTGATAGATTTCGAATGCAGTCATTAGCTGGGCTAATCAATGAACCGGGACGACGCCGGCGATCTCCTTGCCTTCCTCGCGGTGGCGCGCGAACGCAGCTTCACGCGCGCAGCGGCGAAGCTCGGCATGACGCAGTCCGCGCTCAGCCAGATCATCCGGAACCTGGAGGAGCGGCTCGGCATGCGGCTGCTCAACCGGACGACGCGGAGCGTCACGCCGACCCAGGCCGGCGAACGCCTGTTTGCAAGCATCGCTCCCAAATTCAGCGAGATCGACGCCGACCTCGCCGCGCTCAGCGAGCTCAGGGAGAAACCGGCCGGAACGGTGCGGCTGACCGCGACCGAATATGCGGCATCCGAAATCGTGCTGCCGGCACTGACGAAGCTCCTTCCGAAATACCCTGACATCCATGTCGAGATCGTCATCGACTACGGCCTCACCAACATCGTGGCGCAGCAGGTCGACGCCGGCATTCGCCCCGGTGAACTCGTGGCCAAGGACATGATCGCAGTGCGCGTCAGCCCCGACCTTCGCATGGCCGTGGTTGGTTCGCCTTCCTATTTCGTCGCACGCAAGCGCCCGAGGATCCCGCAGGATCTGACGCATCACAACTGCCTCAACCTGCGCCTTCCGACCCATGGCGGCAGCCTGTATGCGTGGGAGTTCGAGAAAGGCGGCCGCGAACTGAATGTGCGCGTCGACGGACAGCTCGTCTTCAACAGCGCCGGCCTTCTGCTGGACGGAGCGCTCAAGGGCCTGGGCCTCGCCTATCTCACGGAGGGACATGTGCAGCACCACCTGTCCGCCGGCAAGCTGGTCAGGGTGTTGTCGGACTGGTGTCCGCCGTTCTCGGGCTATCATCTGTACTATCCGAGCCGCCGCCAACCCTCGCCGGCCTTTTCGCTGCTGGTCGAGGCGCTCAGGTATCGCGGGAAATAGCAGACGCCTGCATGTCCTGCGCCACGAGGTCTTACGGGCCTGCCTGCAGCTGACCTCTCTCGCTTCGTTCCTCGAAATAGGCGCAAAGCAGGGTCGTGTCCTTCTGGGCGATGGGTTTCCTGAAGAACTGGCACCTGAAATGTCTGTCCTTTCCCTCGCCCCTCTCGATCAGGAACATGCATTCAGTGCAAATCTCGGCATGATGGCGGCGCTTGCCGACATCGAGCCCGTCGAGGACGCTGCGAAGCGTGTCGCGCAGCCGGGATCGGTCGATGACATCGAGTGCAACGAGCCGATCTCGCAGGGCATTCATCGGATCACGCTCGAGGAATTTCTCGCCCTCTGCCGTGAGACAGAGCGCAATCGAGCGCTTGTCTTCCGCAATTGGCTTGCGGACCATCAATCCCTTGCTCTGCAGCGCGGCGGCAATCTGCGATGCGGCGCTGCGGGTCGTCCCCAGGAAGCTGGCAAGAGCGCTCGGCGTCCTCGAAAACCTGTTTGCACGGGCAAGATAGCGCAAGGTCATCCATTCCCGGTCGCTCAGACCCGAAAGGCTGCCTTCAAAAATCCAGCTGTCGGCCGAGCGTACCAGGAGTTGTAAAATCTCAATTGCCATTGTCACTGATAAGTCCCCAGACAACGGCCGTCCTGGCATCTCGATCAAGGATCGAGATGCCGCCGTATTCGATGAAGGTTGAATTCCCGTCGGGACTTGTTGGGTCCGGTATACCGTCCCGTGAAGCCGGAACGGCGGTGATGATTCCGCCGCAGCTTCAGCCCGATTGCCGGTTCCCGATAGCCTGATCGTTCCGCAAAAGGAACACCGAAAAACTACGTATCGCGCATGTCGAGATGGCGGACATCAAGCCCCGCCCTCTCAAATAGAACGATTGAAGACGCACCCTGCACGCCGGAGCTGGCTACGAAGCGCCCCAACATGGCAGGAGCTGGTCAATAGCTCGCAGGAAAGCCCGTTGACGCGGCTGCGATCAAACGACTAAATGACCACGTCGGAAAAGGCAGACTTGGTCTGGTAAGCCCAAGTCCTTTCGGTAACGAAAGCTCTGGTCTTTGGCCTCAGGCCTGAGATCCCCACGACGAACACGGTCGCTGTTGAGGCGACCACACGTTCGTCCGTGAGGTCTCAAATCTGGGAAACGCTCCGGTCGAACATCGACAGTCGAATATCGACAACGGAGCATTTTATGCAGCCCTCCCACACGATTCCCTATGACGTGATCATCGCCGGCGCCGGTCCCGTTGGCCTGTTTCTGGCTTGCGAATTGCGGCTTGCCGGTTGTTCGGTGCTGGTGCTGGAGAAGGCACAAGCCCCGCACTCCCCGCTGAAGAGCCTGCCGTTTGGTCTGCGCGGCCTTTCGGTGCCGAGCATCGAGAGCTTCGAGCGCCGCGGCTTGCTGGATGATCTGAAAGCCCGCGCAGTGAGCCGCAACGCGCCGGCAGCCGCGCACTGGATGCAGCAGCAGCGACGCCCCGGCGGTCATTTCGCCGGCATCCAGTTCTTCCACGACCAGATCGACAGCACGCAATGGCCGTACCGCCTGCCCGGCCCGATCGGAAGCGTTGCGGCCGACATGGCGAGCATCGAGTCCATTCTTGCGATCCGCGCCGAGGCGCTGGGTACAGAGATCCGGCGCGGCTGCAGCGTCGAGGCCTTCACGCAATCGGGCGATGGCGTTGCCGTCGAGGTGACTGGCGCAACGTTCAACGGCCGCTGGCTCGTTGGTTGCGACGGCGGGCGTAGCAGCGTGCGAAAGGCGGCCGGCATCGGCTTCACCGGCACCGAGCCGGAGTTCACCGGCTATTCGGTGCAGGTCGAGCTGTCCGATCCGAGCGCGCTTAGGCCGGGTCGCCATTACACGCCCTCAGGCATGTACACATTTGCCGCGCCCGGTACGATCGCGATGGTCGATTTCGACGGCGGTGCGGCCCACCGCACAGAACCGCAGCGCGACCATATCGAGGCAGTGCTTCGCAAGGTCTCAGGCGTCGATGTAAAGGTGACTGCCCTGCTGCTCGCGACCACCTGGACCGATCGTGCCTATCAGGCAACCGGCTACCGCAAAGGCCGCGTTCTGCTCGCGGGCGACGCCGCGCACGTCCATTCGCCGCTGGGCGGCCAGGGCCTCAACCTCGGCTTCGGCGATGCCATGAATCTTGGATGGAAGCTCGCAGCGACCATTCGTGGCGATGCGCCGGCCCTCCTGCTCGACACCTATTCGGCCGAGCGACATCCGGCGGGCGCAAAAGTCCTCGACTGGTCACGCGCCCAGGTCGCGCTCATGCGCCCCAGCAGGAGTTCGCGCGCGCTCGAAGCAATCGTTCGCGATCTGATCGACACACGCGATGGTGCGACGTACTTCGCCGAACGCGTGTGGGGCGTCTCTCTCCGCTATGACCTTGGCGCTGGCCATGCTCTGGTGGGCCGAAGTGCGCCCGACTTCGAATTCGCCGACGGGACAAGGCTGAGCGAGCGCCTCAGAACCGGAAAAGGATTGTTGCTGGATTTTGACGACCGCTCATCGCTCCAGGCGCTTGCGAGCCGCTGGGGCGGCCGGATCAACTATGTTGCGAAAGACGTGAAGGATCGATTGGGCCTGACCGCCTTGCTCGTGCGCCCCGATGGCGTCGTGGCCTGGGCGACCGAAAAAACTTCGGGCGGTGAGGAAGTGTCTCGGGTCACTGCGCGATGGTTCGGCGAGCCCGATGCGCTGCCCCTAAGCTGACTGCGGTCGATGCCTCTGAAACGCGGCCCTGAGTTCTGCCAGTTGTTCGCCTGTCGCGCCCAACTCCGCCTCGGCTCGATTGGTCGGCAAGTCCACGTAAGCGATCGGCCGATCGAACTGGCTCGCCGTGAAGTCGTACCGCGTGCCTTCGATCCGGTTGTAGAAATGGTCGCCGGCCGGCAGCGGCGTCTTCAGCAGGTCACCGCCGAAGTGATCGTGGATCAGCAGCGACGTGACGTTGCATTGCCCCGCCGCTGGATTGTCAGCCCTCCATTGGCTGGAAGTCGACAGCGACCATGCCTTGCTCAGCGCGCGTTGAACGTCATCGGGATCGAAGCTCATCGTCATGTCCTGGGGATCGGCACCATGCACCGATTTCGGATTATACGATGATGACATTCTGCCACTGTTTTGCCCGACGAGTCAAAACGGCTCTCCGACTCGGCTGAGCCCCACTCCATCCGCTCGTCATTGCGAGCGCAGCGAAGCAATCCAGAATCTTTCCGCGGAGGGACTCTGGATTGCTTCGCGGAGCCTGTCATCGGGCCGCGCTTTGCGCGGACCCGTTGGCTCGCAATGACGATTGGAAACAGACGCGCGCCAAATGACGATGTCGGTCGTGCCAAGCAAAAATCGCCGCGTTGGCAACGGCCGCGCCAGGATTGCCCGGTCGCGCTGATTTCTCCTAACATGTCAGACGATTAGCCACGTCGCCCAGGACAACGTGCCTCACCCCGCCTCTACTGTGCATGGGGTTGTTTTCGATATTTTTTTGTTTGGCCCTTCCGACGCGCCGCGGCAAAGAAAAAGCCCGACCTCTTCTCGAGGCCGGGCTTTCCCCTCTTGCGACTTGTTCGAACGATCAGCCGCGAGTACGCGAGCGGATCATGAAGCTGTCGTAGGTGTATTCGGCGACCTGCCACCACAGATATTCGTCGGAGCGGTAAGCCTGCATGGCGTCGATCGACTTCTTGAAGTCGGCGTTCTTGGCCGAGATCTCCGCCCACAATTCGTTGGTCGACTTGAGGCAGGCCTCGAGCACCTCGTTGGTGAACGGACGAAGCTGGGTGCCGCCGGCAACCAGACGCTTCAGCGCCGCCGGGTTCTGCATGTCGTAGCGCGCGGCCATCCAGCTGTTGGCATTGGCCGCCGCGTTGGTGAGGATCGCCTGGTAGTTCTTCGGCAGCGAGTTCCACTTTTCCAGATTGGTGAAGGCATGGACCATCGGACCGCCTTCCCAGAAACCCGGATAATAGTAGTACTTGGCAACCTTGGCGAAGCCGAGCTTCTCGTCATCGTAGGGGCCGACCCACTCGGCGGCGTCGATGGTGCCCTTCTCCAGCGCCGGATAGATGTCGCCGCCGGCGAGTTGCTGCGGCACCACGCCGACCTTCTGCAGCACCTGGCCGGCGATGCCGCCGATGCGCATCTTCAGGCCGGAGAGATCGGCAACGGTCTTGATCTCCTTGCGGAACCAGCCGCCCATCTGGGTGCCGGTGTTGCCGCAGGGGAAGCCGATCACGTTCGACTTCTTGAAGAACTCGTTGCCGAGCTCCTGGCCGCCGCCCTGGTACCACCAGGAGTTCTGCTGGCGGGCGTTGAGGCCGAACGGCACCGAGGCGTAGATCGCCCAGGTCGGGTCCTTGCCGACGTAGTAGTACGAGACCGTGTGGCACATCTCGACCGTGCCGTTCGAGGTCGCGTCGAGCGCCTGGAGGCCGGGGACGACTTCGCCCGCCGCGAACACCTGGATCTGGAACTTGTTGTCGGTCATCTCGGCGACGTACTTCGCCAGCTGCTCGCCGCCGCCATAGATGGTGTCGAGCGACTTCGGGAAGCTCGACGTCAGGCGCCACTTGATCTCGGGCGAGGACTGCGCGATCGCCGGCGAGGCCACAGCGGTCGCCGCCGCGCCTGCTGCCGACACTTTGAGAAAATCACGACGCTTCATCTTCAGGTCTCTCCTTGCTGGGGCGTTTCCCCTTAACTTCTCTTTTTGCTGCCGCTCATTCCGGCGACGCGTTGGGCCCGCGCCGGTCCGAAGGGGGCTTGACTGCCGTGGGCCTTTAACACGGACGCGGCTCTTTCGGAACGCGACAATGGCATGACGGGGCTCTACGAAAGTCGCATGCCCGATGGGCTGCCTCAGGCCGCGGCGATGACGCCCTTGAGCTGGTCGCGGACCTGCCCCGCAATGGCGCGGTAGATCGCCGCATGGGGACCGTCCGGCTCGCTGTCGACGACGGGATTGCCGGCGTCCGAGGTGGCGCGAATCGCCATGTGCAGGGGGATCTCGCCCAGGAACGGCACTCCCAGCTTCTCGGCCTCGTGCCGCGCCCCGCCATGGCCGAAGATGTCGGATTTCGTGCCACAATGCGGGCACTGGAAATAGCTCATGTTCTCGACGATGCCGAGCACGGGCACGTTGACCTTCCTGAACATCGCAAGCCCCCGCCGCGCGTCGATCAGGGACAGGTCCTGCGGGGTCGAGACGATCACGGCACCCTTGAGCGGCACGTTCTGCGCCAGCGTGAGCTGGGCATCGCCGGTGCCGGGCGGCATGTCGACGACGAGCACGTCGAGCTGGCCCCAGGCGACGTCGCGCAGCATCTGTGTCACCGCCGACATCACCATCGGCCCGCGCCAGATCATCGCGGTCTCCTCTTCCACCAGGAAGCCGATCGACATGATGGCAAGGCCGAAGCGCCGCAGCGGAATCATCTTGCGCTCGCCATCCAGCTCCGGCTTGTCACGCAAACCGGTCAGCCGCGGCACCGAGGGGCCGTAGATGTCGGCATCGAGCAGCCCGACCTTGAGGCCGAGGTCGCGCAGGCCGAGCGCCAGGTTGAGCGCGGTGGTCGACTTGCCGACGCCGCCCTTGCCCGAGGCAACCGCGATGACGGCGGCAACGCCTGGAATCTCCGACTGCCGCGCCATCGGCGATTGGGCGCCGCCCTGCGGCGGCGGCTTGTGCGCATGGACCGGCTGCACGCCCGGCGCGCCGCGGCTCGGCTGCGGTGGTGGCGGAGGCGCCGAGCCCGGCTTGCGTTCGGCGGTGAGCGCCACCATCGCGGTGGTGACGCCCGGAATGGCGCGCACCGCGGCCTCGGCCTCGCCCCGGATGGGCTCCCAGGCCCGCGCCTCGGCGGCATCGACATTGATCGAGAAGAACACCTTGCCGTCGGAGGCGCTGATCGGGCTCAGCACATTGGCATTGGTGAGCGCAACCCCGCGCGGCGACTTGATCCGGGCGAGGCTGTCGAGAACCTGTTGCTGCGTCACGCTCAAAGCGCATCTCCCAAACGGGGCACGATCCGGTCAGATCAGGCCCAAGGCTTCAGGATGCCCCATTAGAGCGGAAACGACCAAAAGGCTACTGCCTGCCGATATCGTCAGCCATCTCGGCGGGCGCGGCGCCCTGCTCCAGGGCCGCCTCGTAGTTCAGCTCGATCATGACCCCGTTGGGGTCGTGGACGAAGATCTGCCAGAGGTCGCCGCCGGGCACCTGGCGGGAGTCGAACTTCATCCCTTTGGACGTCAGCCGCTGCTTCATGCCGTCAAACCCGCGGCTGACGAAGGCGACATGGTGGACAACGCCGGAATCCGGCTTTTGTGGCTCCGAGGTCGACGAAATATCGACGAGGTGCACCACCGCCTTGCCCTCGCTGTACATCCAGGCCCCCGGGAAGGCGAAATTCGGCCGGGCGCCTTTTTCCAGACCCAGCACGTCTTCGTAGAAGCGGACCGTCTCGGCCAGATTCCGGGTCCTTATGTTGAAATGATCGAGGACGCCAACGCTCACGCCGCCCAAACCCGCACCCATGTTTCGCTCCCTTGTTTTGAAGTTCTTGAGGTCCGCCATCCTAGCACAAGAGGGCGCCAAACGAAGGCGTTGCCCTCCGCCCTTAAGGGTTTATGGTGCGCCCGGTCCGCTCCGAAGCGGAACCTCAAAATGCCGCATGGGCGCCCCCCGCCCGGCTACAACCGTAAAACTCAAACTACGGACAAGGTACCACAATGGCTAAAGTCGCTTTCCTCGGTCTCGGCGTGATGGGCTTCCCCATGGCCGGACACCTCGTGAAAAAAGGGGGCCATGAGGTCACCGTCTACAACCGCACCGCGGCCAAGGCGAAGGAATGGGCGGACAAGTTCGGCGGCAAGACGGCGGCCACCCCGAAGGCCGCCGCCGAGGGCCAGGATTTCGTGATGTGCTGCGTCGGCAACGACAACGACCTGCGCTCGGTCACGATCGGCGCCGACGGTGCATTCGCCGGCATGAAGAAGGGCGCAACCTTCGTCGACCACACCACCGCCTCCGCCGAGGTTGCCCGCGAGCTCGATGCGGCCGCGACCAAGGCCGGCTTCAAGTTCATCGACGCCCCCGTCTCCGGCGGCCAGGCCGGCGCCGAGA is a genomic window of Bradyrhizobium sp. CB1717 containing:
- a CDS encoding carboxymuconolactone decarboxylase family protein; translation: MSKPEDIRAVAPALEGYAQKVLKDELWKRPGLSVRDRSIVTVAALIARNQTVELPTYLGLALDGGVKPSEISEIITHLAFYTGWANAMGAIPAARDAFRSRNIGADQLPPASGPQLPLDEATEKQRASRVGEQFGQITPSLVQYTTDVLFRDLWLRPALAPRDRSLVTVSALIATGQVAQITYHLNRAMDNGLTREEAGEVLGHLAFYAGWPNAFSAAPVVKDVIEKRPR
- a CDS encoding Mrp/NBP35 family ATP-binding protein; the encoded protein is MSVTQQQVLDSLARIKSPRGVALTNANVLSPISASDGKVFFSINVDAAEARAWEPIRGEAEAAVRAIPGVTTAMVALTAERKPGSAPPPPPQPSRGAPGVQPVHAHKPPPQGGAQSPMARQSEIPGVAAVIAVASGKGGVGKSTTALNLALGLRDLGLKVGLLDADIYGPSVPRLTGLRDKPELDGERKMIPLRRFGLAIMSIGFLVEEETAMIWRGPMVMSAVTQMLRDVAWGQLDVLVVDMPPGTGDAQLTLAQNVPLKGAVIVSTPQDLSLIDARRGLAMFRKVNVPVLGIVENMSYFQCPHCGTKSDIFGHGGARHEAEKLGVPFLGEIPLHMAIRATSDAGNPVVDSEPDGPHAAIYRAIAGQVRDQLKGVIAAA
- a CDS encoding MarR family transcriptional regulator, which codes for MAIEILQLLVRSADSWIFEGSLSGLSDREWMTLRYLARANRFSRTPSALASFLGTTRSAASQIAAALQSKGLMVRKPIAEDKRSIALCLTAEGEKFLERDPMNALRDRLVALDVIDRSRLRDTLRSVLDGLDVGKRRHHAEICTECMFLIERGEGKDRHFRCQFFRKPIAQKDTTLLCAYFEERSERGQLQAGP
- a CDS encoding SDR family NAD(P)-dependent oxidoreductase, with the protein product MAIVFITGSTDGLGRAAAQSLIDQGHRVVLHARSADRAAAVADFASHAAGIVVGDLRSAVETKGIADQVNAIGRMDAIIHNAGVYTERSRGSSAEGHAGMLAINTLAPYMLTALIARPKRLVYLSSGLHRGGEGSLRDLDWTRRSWDAAKAYAESKLHAVALACALARRWPHVLSSGRPERRFCVVLTIIRLDFNRAPTMDGERPGRKTDRQDAGTADAENSAGSIRPLRAFLSGIDLE
- a CDS encoding FAD-dependent monooxygenase, which gives rise to MQPSHTIPYDVIIAGAGPVGLFLACELRLAGCSVLVLEKAQAPHSPLKSLPFGLRGLSVPSIESFERRGLLDDLKARAVSRNAPAAAHWMQQQRRPGGHFAGIQFFHDQIDSTQWPYRLPGPIGSVAADMASIESILAIRAEALGTEIRRGCSVEAFTQSGDGVAVEVTGATFNGRWLVGCDGGRSSVRKAAGIGFTGTEPEFTGYSVQVELSDPSALRPGRHYTPSGMYTFAAPGTIAMVDFDGGAAHRTEPQRDHIEAVLRKVSGVDVKVTALLLATTWTDRAYQATGYRKGRVLLAGDAAHVHSPLGGQGLNLGFGDAMNLGWKLAATIRGDAPALLLDTYSAERHPAGAKVLDWSRAQVALMRPSRSSRALEAIVRDLIDTRDGATYFAERVWGVSLRYDLGAGHALVGRSAPDFEFADGTRLSERLRTGKGLLLDFDDRSSLQALASRWGGRINYVAKDVKDRLGLTALLVRPDGVVAWATEKTSGGEEVSRVTARWFGEPDALPLS
- a CDS encoding VOC family protein codes for the protein MGAGLGGVSVGVLDHFNIRTRNLAETVRFYEDVLGLEKGARPNFAFPGAWMYSEGKAVVHLVDISSTSEPQKPDSGVVHHVAFVSRGFDGMKQRLTSKGMKFDSRQVPGGDLWQIFVHDPNGVMIELNYEAALEQGAAPAEMADDIGRQ
- a CDS encoding cupin domain-containing protein, which gives rise to MDIKRNGSRPSQKGPADWFTGTVRIDPLFQAPDPARVAAGQVTFEPGARTAWHTHPLGQTLIVTAGLGWVQREGGPVEEIRPGDVVWFPPGLKHWHGASPTTAMTHIAIQEALGGKTVDWMEKVSDEQYRRG
- a CDS encoding arabinose transporter, with translation MSATTMQEPVADPRGAAALLPIMGVVFVAFLVIGVAMPVLPLHVHDGLGLGTFVVGLVAGSQFAASLVSRPWAGHFSDRSGAKRGVVVGLLAAAASGLLYLASLGLTQAPLISVAILLLGRGLLGAAESFIITAAVSWGLALADGRGTGKVIAWVGAAMFAAFAIGAPAGSALYAAYGFAAIAAATAVAPLLTLLLVVPLPAIAPVHQARLSFVQVVGSVWVPGFGSALGSVGFGAVTTFVALLFANRGWASGWLAYSAYAVAFILARVFFSHAADAVGGAKVALVCALIEAVGQALIWLAARPEMALAGAALTGFGFSLVYPGFGVEAVRRVPAQSRGLAMGAYTAFLDLAQGLASPALGLIATGARLNIVFLVSAMTVLCAAIVASWLIVHPATLEGSPR
- a CDS encoding TRAP transporter substrate-binding protein; the protein is MKRRDFLKVSAAGAAATAVASPAIAQSSPEIKWRLTSSFPKSLDTIYGGGEQLAKYVAEMTDNKFQIQVFAAGEVVPGLQALDATSNGTVEMCHTVSYYYVGKDPTWAIYASVPFGLNARQQNSWWYQGGGQELGNEFFKKSNVIGFPCGNTGTQMGGWFRKEIKTVADLSGLKMRIGGIAGQVLQKVGVVPQQLAGGDIYPALEKGTIDAAEWVGPYDDEKLGFAKVAKYYYYPGFWEGGPMVHAFTNLEKWNSLPKNYQAILTNAAANANSWMAARYDMQNPAALKRLVAGGTQLRPFTNEVLEACLKSTNELWAEISAKNADFKKSIDAMQAYRSDEYLWWQVAEYTYDSFMIRSRTRG
- a CDS encoding LysR family transcriptional regulator, giving the protein MNRDDAGDLLAFLAVARERSFTRAAAKLGMTQSALSQIIRNLEERLGMRLLNRTTRSVTPTQAGERLFASIAPKFSEIDADLAALSELREKPAGTVRLTATEYAASEIVLPALTKLLPKYPDIHVEIVIDYGLTNIVAQQVDAGIRPGELVAKDMIAVRVSPDLRMAVVGSPSYFVARKRPRIPQDLTHHNCLNLRLPTHGGSLYAWEFEKGGRELNVRVDGQLVFNSAGLLLDGALKGLGLAYLTEGHVQHHLSAGKLVRVLSDWCPPFSGYHLYYPSRRQPSPAFSLLVEALRYRGK